The Mailhella massiliensis DNA segment ATGGATATGCAGATGCCGGAAATGAACGGCTGCGAAGCGTGCAGCCGCATACGCGCCCTGCCGAGGCCCGACGCCGCCCTTGTGCCCGTCATCGCCGTTACGGCCAACGCCTTTGCCGAAGACGTGGCGGAAACCGCCCGCGCGGGCATGAGCGCCCACGTTTCCAAGCCCATCGATTTTTCCGCCCTGTGTACGCTTTTGGAAAAGCTCATCCGGGAAAATCTTGCCCGGCATCCGCTGTAGCGCGGGCCTGCGGCCCGTCGGGCAAGGCTGCCGTGAGCGCGGCGCATGGCGCGCCGTATCCCCGGAAGGGCGGAAGAACCGCGGCCCGGTCTCGCGCATCCCTTCCCGGCAGGATACGGGGGGAGGCCCGGGGGCGTTTCCGGCCTGACCGCGTCCCCGATGAGGGAAGGGGGGCGGCCTCGGCATCGCCCGTGAACGGAAGGCACGGCAAGCTTTGCGGCTCTTCTGGGGAAGGCTGCCTTGTCGTGCCGCCGGGGCCTGCGCGCGTCCCGCGGCACGGGGGAACGGCCTTACGCCATGGGCGCGGCCTGCGTGCGGCCTTTTGCCGCAGGAGCAGGCTCCCCGCAGGAAAAGGTCCCGTTTCCGCGCTGCGGAAAGGATACGCGGCGGCATACGGCCCGTAAAAGGAACATTCATGGTTCTCAGGAAGCGGGTATGGCGGTCCGTCCCCAGAGGCGGGGACGCGCCCAGGAACGGCGGGAAACGGAAGCCTTTTTTCGTCACCGGCGTCATGGCCTCCCGGCGTCCCGAAAAAAGCGCGGCCGCGCAGTCGCGCCGCGAGGTATTCGCGAGGGCATGGTGAACATGCCTCGGAACTCTTGAGAACATACATGAAAGTGAGAGAACGCGGATGAATACGCCCGACCTGGAGACGAAGCGTTTGATATTAAGAAAATTCACGGAACAGGATGGGGAAGCGCTGTTCCTTATACTGGGCGATGAGGAAGCCAATACGTTTTTGCCTTGGTATCCCGTGACAAGCATGGAAGAAACAGTGCGTTTTTATAGGGAAAGATACGCTTCCGCCTATGCCCTGCCGCAGGCGTACGCCTACGCCGTCTGTCGGAAGGAGGATAATTTCCCCATCGGCTATATCAAAGTGGACGGGGAAGAGCCTCATGATTTCGGGTATGCACTTCGCAGGCCATTCTGGCATCAGGGAATGGCTACGGAAGCGGGCAAGGCGGTCATAGAGCAGGCAAGAAAAGATGGCCTGCCTTATATCACGGCCACGCATGACAGAAATAATCCCCGAAGCGGTGGGGTGATGCGGAATGTGGGCATGACGTACCGGTATTCCTATGAGGAACAATGGCAACCGAAAAACATTCTGGTTACCTTCCGGCTATATCAGCTTAATCTTGACGGCAGGGAAAGCCGGGGCTACACAACCTATTGGGACAACTCCGCCGTTCATTATAGAGAGCCGGACCTGTAAACGGCTTCATGAAGCATGATGCGGAAGAAGGAAAACGGAAAGAGGAAGACGGCGTATCGGAAGCACGAAATTTTCCCCGGGCGGGCTTCCCGTTCGGACGGAATGTTTTCTGCGGCCGGGCCGGAGGGAACGGTTGCGGGCTTCTGCGGTTTCGCCCCGGCAAGGCGTGCGGAGCAGGACGGCAGCGGTGAACTTACGGCCTGTATGGGCGGAAGCTCTTTCACCGTCAGGGGCCGGGGACGGCGTGCAGAAAAAGGCTCCGCAAGGCGTGCGGAGCAGGGATGCGCCTATGTCGCCTGCGGGGACAGGAACAGAAGCACCCCGCGGTGTGTATCAACGGGTACGCCGTCCGCAGCGTCGGAGAAAGCGGCAGCCAGAAGGCGGGGAACTTCCGCCTTCCGCTGTACCGGAGGCCCTTCGGCCCACGCGGATGCCGGTTGAGCCCTCTTCCGTGGCGGATTTGCCCGGCCTGCGCCGATTGTGCGCTTTGCAGGGACGGGCGTCCGCAGGGCCATGCAGTCTTTGCAGGCCGCTGCGGGGGCGGCGCGTCCGTTTTCCGGCCATGCCTGTTCGGCGCGGAAAGGGCGGCGAGGCGCTTTCTGCGGCTTCGTTTGCCGCACCATGGATACACGCCGTCCGGCAGGGAGACGTTTCATGAACAGGGAATCGAAGAACACCATACGCATACGGCAGGAGCAGCCGGAAGACCGCACGGCCGTGTATGCGCTGGTCAAAGAAGCCTTTGACGGCGCGGAACACAGCGACGGCACGGAACAGGACCTTGTGGAAGCCCTGCGGAAGGGCTGCTCCTTTGTGCCGGAACTTTCCCTTGTGGCGGAAGCGGAGGGCGAACTTGCCGGGCACATATTGTTCACCCGTGCCCGGGTGGGCGGGGCGGAAGCGCTGGTGCTGGCTCCGCTTTCCGTACGGCCCCGTTTTCAGCGTCGGGGCGTGGGGAGCGCGCTGGTGAGGGAAGGGCTTTCTCTGGCGCGGCGCCTTTCTTTCGGCTGTGTGCTGGTGCTGGGAAGTGAAACGTATTATCCCCGTTTCGGCTTTGAGCCTTCCGTGCGCTTCGGCATAGAGGCGCCGGCAGGTATGCCCGAGAGGAATTTCATGGCGCTGCTCCTCGGGAAAGGGAGCTTTGCAGGCAGGGTGACGTTTGCCGAAGAGTTCGGTATTTTGGGCTGAGTTGCTTTCAGGCACGCAGGAAAGACGCGGGGCTTTCGGCCTTTGCGCCAGCGCATCCCCGCGGTGCGAACGCCTTCCCGGCACGGATAGCGGCCGAAGCTCCCCGCCCGTGTTTTTTCTGGCGGAACGCCTGCGGGAATGCCGTGCGGCAGCTTTCGTCCCTTGCAAAGCCTGCGGCGGAAAGCACGGGGAGGCCTTCCGCAGGAGAGGGTTGTTGCCCCGTGCGGGCGCGGCAATACGCCTTTCGCTGTCTTCCCCGGTGCTTCTTTTACGACTCCATAGCCGAGCGAGGACTTTTTTGCGCCGGTTTCTTTTCTCCCAGGCGACGTATTCAGGGGGGGAGGTGAACGTTTCCGAGAGAGAAGGGCGTGCCGTCGCTCCCGCTCGGGCCACGGTGAGAGAGTTTTTCCTCGGCCGTTCTTTCCCAACATG contains these protein-coding regions:
- a CDS encoding GNAT family N-acetyltransferase; translated protein: MNTPDLETKRLILRKFTEQDGEALFLILGDEEANTFLPWYPVTSMEETVRFYRERYASAYALPQAYAYAVCRKEDNFPIGYIKVDGEEPHDFGYALRRPFWHQGMATEAGKAVIEQARKDGLPYITATHDRNNPRSGGVMRNVGMTYRYSYEEQWQPKNILVTFRLYQLNLDGRESRGYTTYWDNSAVHYREPDL
- a CDS encoding GNAT family N-acetyltransferase, translating into MNRESKNTIRIRQEQPEDRTAVYALVKEAFDGAEHSDGTEQDLVEALRKGCSFVPELSLVAEAEGELAGHILFTRARVGGAEALVLAPLSVRPRFQRRGVGSALVREGLSLARRLSFGCVLVLGSETYYPRFGFEPSVRFGIEAPAGMPERNFMALLLGKGSFAGRVTFAEEFGILG